The uncultured Pseudodesulfovibrio sp. nucleotide sequence GCTCCTGACCGGCGATATCGCCATCGGGACGGTTGTCCTCGACGGTTTCACCCTCAACCTTTCAGTCAACAAGGCTGGCGTGTCGAACTGGGACGACCTGACCAAATCCGACGGAAAGGCCCCCCAACCCACGGCACAGCAGGAAAAGGCAAAACCCCGTGAATCCGGCGGCTCTCCCATTGAGTCCCTGTCAGTGCAGGGCGTGGAAATAACCAACGCCAACGTGACTTACGACAATCAAAAGGACGGCAAAAAAGCATCACTCACCAACCTGAACCTCCTTGTCGGTGAAGTGGGCGACAAACTGACCACTCCGCTTGAACTGACGTTCGATCTCAAGCTCAATGATCCCAAAATCGACACGCGCCCCCGGTTGACCTGTCTCGCCACATTTGACCAGCAGGCTGGAACGTTCGACATGACCGACCTCGTGCTCCAGATACTCGGCATGGACATTTCAGGCGTCTTCATGGCCAAGGCCAAGGATGGCGCACTCAATTATTCCGGGGAGCTGAAACTGGCGGAAACCAACCTCAAGGAACTGTTCCCGCAAATCGGCATGGAAGCACCTGCCACCACGGACGCCAAGGCGCTTGAAAAATTCAGCACCGACATCAAGATCAACGGTACGGCAGACATGGCTTCGCTGGAAAACCTGACCATCAAACTGGACGACACGACCATCACCGGCGTCGGAGCGGTAAAGAACTTCGACAGGCCGGCTATCAACTTCGCAGTCAATGTGGACGACATCGACATTGACCGTTACATGCCCCCGGCAGGCAAGGAAGAAAAGAGCGCCGCTCCTTCAGAACCTGTCGCAGAAAAAGAGGCCCCCGCCGAAGAACCCGACCTGAGCTCTCTCAAGGAGCTTGATCTGACTGCGAAACTGACCATCGGCAAGCTCAAGGCCATGAACCTGCGTATCACGGAAATCCTGTGCGAAACCCGCGCAAAGGACGGCATTGTCACCATCAAGCCATTTACCGCAAAACTCTATGAAGGCACACTCGACCTACACAGCACCCTGAACGCCAATCCGACACCCGCTACCTGGAAAGAGGCCGCAGATCTCAAGGGCGTACAGGCCGGCCCCCTGCTCAAGGATCTCGTCGGCAAGGATCATCTTCTCGGCACCGCAATCGCCAAATACGCGGTCACAGGCAACGGCCTGACTCCGGACAACATCAAGAAATCCATCAGCGGCACAGCGTCATTCGCCTTCACAGACGGAGCCGTCAACGGCGTCAACGTTGCCAAGATGCTGCGTGACGCCTTCAACGCCATCAAGGGCAAACCGTCAAGCGGCGATGAACCCGAGCGAACCGACTTTGCGGAACTGCTCGGCAGCG carries:
- a CDS encoding AsmA family protein, whose product is MNKAVKFGLIGIGAAIALFVVAAVILVATVDPNEYKSEIAQAVKDNTGRELRFDGDISFNFFPWLGLEVGPVALGNAPGFAPADMLRVNKAEANIRILPLLTGDIAIGTVVLDGFTLNLSVNKAGVSNWDDLTKSDGKAPQPTAQQEKAKPRESGGSPIESLSVQGVEITNANVTYDNQKDGKKASLTNLNLLVGEVGDKLTTPLELTFDLKLNDPKIDTRPRLTCLATFDQQAGTFDMTDLVLQILGMDISGVFMAKAKDGALNYSGELKLAETNLKELFPQIGMEAPATTDAKALEKFSTDIKINGTADMASLENLTIKLDDTTITGVGAVKNFDRPAINFAVNVDDIDIDRYMPPAGKEEKSAAPSEPVAEKEAPAEEPDLSSLKELDLTAKLTIGKLKAMNLRITEILCETRAKDGIVTIKPFTAKLYEGTLDLHSTLNANPTPATWKEAADLKGVQAGPLLKDLVGKDHLLGTAIAKYAVTGNGLTPDNIKKSISGTASFAFTDGAVNGVNVAKMLRDAFNAIKGKPSSGDEPERTDFAELLGSAVIKNGHITNNDLLMKSPLLRVTGKGWADLPKNSVDYLATVTVVGTLKGQDGASMEELSGLPLPIYAKGALDNPSIGLDGKAMAEALLKGTFKKGTKGLEDSLRKNILGGQTDKKQTDSETEQKKPGGFLKKLF